Genomic segment of Thiomonas sp. FB-Cd:
CGCGTGTTCTTTGGTCCCGTCCGCAACGACCACGTGGCTGCGCTGAAGGACATCGGATCGCGTGAGTTCGTCATCTTGGCTCTGCTCGCTGCTGCGGTCCTGTGGTTCGGCTTGTACCCCAAATTCTTCACCGACCCCATGCAAGCCAGCGTCACCCAACTCCTGCAGCATGTGGCTGCCTCCAAACTGCAGTAAACCGCCTACCTGATGATGAACTGGATTGCGATCTACCCCGAGATCTACCTGCTAGTCATGGCCTGCGTGGTCATGCTCGCCGACCTGTTTTTCAAGGACGCAGACCATCGCGTGGCATACGGGCTCACGCTCCTTACACTGCTCGTGCTGGCTGTCATGAGCGGCGCCTATTACGCATCGGGCCTTGAGGTATTCGCCATGCAGCGCATGGTCATCGTCGATCCGATGGCCATGTTGCTCAAGTTGTTTACAACTGTGGCCACTGGCATCAGCCTGATCTACGCGCGACGCTATGCGCTGGACCGCGGCATGTGGGGTGGCGAACTCTTTAGCCTTTCGCTGTTTGCGCTGCTGGGTCAGTTCGTCATGATCTCCGGCAATAACCTGTTGATGATCTATCTGGGCCTTGAGCTATTGTCGCTCGCGCTATATGCACTCGTGGCGCTGCGGCGCGATTCGGCCCTGGCGACCGAAGCAGCAATGAAGTACTTCGTGCTGGGGGCATTGGCCTCCGGTTTCTTGCTCTACGGTATGAGCATGATCTATGGCGCTACCGGGTCCCTGGATTTGGGCGTGGCGTTCAAGACGATTGCCATGGAGCCGATCAATCGTGCCGCGCTGGTCATGGGGCTCGTGTTCATCGTCGCCGGCGTTGCCTTCAAGTTCGGCGCAGTGCCCTTTCACATGTGGATTCCCGACGTGTACCAAGGTGCGCCCACGGCTATCGTTCTACTGGTGGGCGGGGCGCCCAAACTGGCGGCCTTTGCGATGGCCATACGCTTGCTGGTCGAAGGCATGTTCCCGCTGGCCGTAGACTGGCAGCAGATGCTGATGGTACTGGCGCTGCTTTCCATCGTCGTGGGGAACTTTGCGGCTATTGCGCAGACCAATCTCAAGCGCATGCTGGCATATTCGACGATTGCGCAGATCGGATTTATGCTGCTAGGCCTGATGTCTGGCATGATTAATGGCAACGGCATATCCGCATCAGTCGCCTATGGTGCGGCAATGTTTTATCTGGTCATTTATGTGCTCACGACACTGGGGACCTTCGGAGTCATCATGTTCATGGCCCATCAGGGTTTTGAAGCCGAAGATCTGAAGGATTTTGCCGGGCTTGGCAAGAGCCACCCGTGGCTCGCCGGCGTCATGGCGTTTTTGATGTTCTCGCTTGCCGGGTTGCCCCCCTTTGCGGGTTTTTACGCGAAATTTGAAGTTCTTTCCGTGCTCCTGGCCACTGGCCGTGTCTGGTTGGTGGTCGTAGCCGTGGTGCTCTCGGTGATTGGCGCTTTTTACTATCTGCGCATGGTCAAGACCATGTATTTCGACGCGCCAACGCGCGAGCACCGCGTTCAGGCTTCGCCCGTCGCTTGGGCTCTGATGTCGCTTAACGGGTTGGCTGTGTTGGGCCTGGGTATCCTGCCGGGCGGCCTGATGACCTTGTGCTATCAAGCCATCGCCAACACACTGCATTAAACGCAGACGTCACTGGAATTTCTTGCTTATGCAATCCTCTGCTGTTTGGCTCGTCCTGGTGCTTGCAATTATTGGTGCCAACCTTCCATTCCTTTCCAACCAGTTTTTCCTGGTATTCCCCCTGAAAAGGCCGAAAGGTTGGCTCCTGCGCGTGGCCGAGGTCGTGGTGCTGTATTTCGTCGTTGGGGGCTTATCGTTGAGCCTGGAGTCTCGTCTGGGACAGATCTACCCTCAGCATTGGGAGTTCTACGCCGTATCAGCCTCGATGTTCCTGGTCTTGGCTTTCCCAGGCTATGTGCTGCGCTATCTGATGCGGCGCGTGGAAAGCTAGCCTGGGGCGAGATCCTCAAATCGACGTGAGTCAAACTGAGCCGTCCCATCTTAAGGAAACCCAGGTCTCCACGGAGCGGGTGTTTGATGGGCAGTTTCTTCATGTCCGGCGCGACACCGTGCGTCTGCCCGACGGTGTGCTCGCGACGCGGGAATACATCAAGCATTCGGGCGCGGTGATGGTCATTCCGCTGCTGGACAATGGACGCGTCTTGATGGAGCGGCAGTGGCGTACCCCGATGGGCCGTGTGATGGTTGAGTTTCCTGCAGGCAAGCTTGATGCCGGCGAGTGTTGGCAGTTCTGTGCCCAGCGTGAACTGCGAGAAGAGACCGGGTACAGTGCGGCACAATGGGCTTATATTGGCGCCATTAACAATGCGATTTCCTACTCGGACGAGGCGATTCATTTGACATTCGCGCGTGGCCTCAAAGCGGGCAGGCAGCAGCTTGACGCGCACGAGTTTCTGGAAGTGTTCGAGGCTGAGCCGGCGGACTTGCTCAGCTGGGTTCGAGATGGAACGGTGACCGACGTTAAAACTGTCATCGGGGCGTTTTGGCTGGACAAACTGCTCAGCGGACAATGGGAGTTGGCTTGGCAGAGTCTGGACGCCGCGGCGACGACGTGAGGGCCTGGCCGGGTTGAAGGCGTGCGCACTAGCTGTGCGCCCGCCCCGTCGCAAGCCAACGTGCCCAGTCCTGAAACCCAGCTGCGCTTGCCTTGGTCACGGCTGCATCCCAGTCATAATCAATCGCAATCAGTGCTGCGCTCCAGCGCCCCGCACGACGTTCGCAAAGGGCATAGCGCGCGTGCGCTCCGCCAGTTTCGATGATATGGATGCCGCCGTGGTCATCGTCGAAAGCTGGAAGGCCGACGCTACCCGGATTGACGATCAGAGTGGTTCCCTGATTCACGACACGAGGCTGGTGGCTGTGGCCGCAGAGCAAAAGGGCCGGTGCCTCGAAGCCCGCCAGCCGCTCGGCGATTTCGCGCTGCGTTGCCATGCGTGCACCGAGTGCTCCTGCGTCAGGCGTGACCGTTTCCAGCAAATAGTCAACATCGCTGCCAGGCCTTCCATGCACCATGCGTACATCATCCGCGGGTGCCGAGGTTGCTGGAAGGCGGGCGAGCCAATCGCGTTGTGGCTGGGTAAGCGCGTCAAAGGCGTACCGGTCGGCGGCGTCGCCAGGTAAGTGAGCGCAGGCGAGCAATTGCCGCTCGTGGTTGCCAGTGATGGTCGGCCAATTGTGGTGCATCAGCAGTTCCGCTGTTTCGCTTGGCCACAAAGGGCCGCTCACCAAGTCGCCACAATTGACAACGATGTCCGCACCACGCCGCGCCACGTCGAGGAGCACAGCCTGGAGCGCAGGCAGGTTTCCGTGAATATCAGATACCACGGCAATGCGCAGAGTAGGACTCATGGGCGGCGAAAATGTGGGTAAGGGGTGCGCTGATTGTGGCATGGCACTGCCGTGGTTGCACAGGCGGTCACCGCAGCGAAGGTCCGCCAATAGGCTGGCAATGCGAAGGTCATCATGTGTCCGGCTTCCCAGTCGATGCCGTCCATGGGCCGTCCGCGAGCCAAGGCGTGGACACCAACCGCTTCTCGCAGGGGCGCCTGGGCTTCATGGCCCATGAAGGCAGCCGCCGTGCGGCAAAGTGAGCCGAACCAGGCGCAGAGGCGTGATTGGGATGCGCATTGCAGATGGCGAGGCCCCGTGGCTGCATGCGGAGCAAGGGCGGATGGTCTGGTCTGTTCGATGAGATCACGAATCGAGCACCGGCTGCGGATTGTGCATGGCCGCAGCACGATTTGCGCGCGCTTGAAATAATGTGGGCATGCGAACCCACCACACATTGAATTTCAACACCCTCGTCTTGCTCGTCTTGCCACCATTCTTCTGGGCGGGCAACGCCGTTGTCGGTCGATTGATGGTGGGACAAATCCCGCCGCTTGCACTTAGCTTTTACCGCTGGTTTTTTGCGTTTATTGTGGCTGTGCTCTTTACTGCCGTGCCGCTGTGGCGCAGCCGCACGATTTTGCGACGGCAATGGGTTGCGTTGGCAAGGATGGGTTTTCTTGGTGTGGCCTGCTACAACTCGTTGCAGTACGTCGCCCTGCATACCAGCACGCCGCTCAATGTGTCATTGATCACGTCCGCAGCTCCCGTGTTTATTTTGCTCATTGGCGCTCTGTTCTACCGAGAGCCGATTGGGGCCGAATCGTGGTGGGGGGCTGCACTGTCGATCGCAGGGGTCGGTGTAGTGGTTACGAAAGGGCATCTGGCACACTTGCTGCAACTGCATTTGGCAGCCGGCGACATCATCATGTTGGTCGCCGTATTCTTATGGGGCTTTTACACTTGGGAACTGCGCCGCCGTCCGCTGGGTTTATCGCCATTCGTCTCGCTGACCGCACAGATGGCCTGGGGCACGCTATTCATTGCGCCGTTTGCGGCGTTCGAGCATTGGGGGTTGGGGGAAAGCACGCAGTGGGGGCTGTCGGTGGCGCTGGCGATCGCCTACGTGGCCGTTCTGGCCTCGCTCCTAGCCTACGTGTGCTGGGGCACGGCGGTGGCGCGCACAGGAGCACAGATTCCAGCGTATTTCGGCAATCTGGCCCCAATTTTTGCGGCGTTTCTGTCCTACGTGTTCCTACATGAGGGTATCGCGCTCTATCATCTTTTCGGTGCCGCACTGATCTTTGCTGGCATTCACGTGGCGTTGCGAGCGCGACCGCGAATGTCGCCGGCACGCTGACCATCATGGCCAGGCCGAGCTGCGTGTGGATGCCACCAATCCCTTTCGTCCCAAGACGGTAGACATCTCTGCCCGTTTCCTGCGGGCGGCAGCGCGCGCAAGGCCGCAAAAATATCAGGGGCTCTCTGCGCCGAGTCTCGCGCCGTGCTGCGGGCGCTGACTTGGCTGATGCGGTCCCTCATCCTTCTTGCGACGCCAGCGACCCTGAGACGGATGCATTTCACCGGGGTTTGGATGGTGGGAAGGCGCAGTTGATGGGCTTTGGAATCCGCGCTTGCGCCCGCTTGCGCCCGCTTGCGCCCCTATGCTCGGCGATGACTCGCGTGTCAAGGGTCAATCACCGCTGCGCAGACGTCCGTAGGAGCCGCGGCGACATGGCCGACGACTGGAATCATCTTGATGCCCGCCGATGCTACGCGGCATGGGGCAGCCATCACACCGCAGCCTGACAGAGCGGCTGTGGCCATCAGCACGGCAATCGTCATTTTGACATTGGGGCTATACGTCATGGTTAGATCCATTTCAGGTGTTTGGTGCCTATGCGTCGCAGATCGCTCATGCCTGCGCCGCAGCCACTGCAGCGTTGCCGAGTTCGATGACTGCCAGAGCGTAGAGCGCAGAGTGGTTGTAACGAGTCACAACGTAGAAGTTATCGGTTCCCAGAATGTAGTCAGGTTCGCCATCTGCATTGGGTAATTGCACCACGGAGAGCTTGCCCCCATAATCCAGAGCGCGGGGTGGGAGGGGCAGGCCTGCGGCCTGCAATTGTGGCGCGCTGAAGCTCGGAATGATGTCAGGCTCGAGAAGCCGTGCCAGTGTGTCGGGTGCAATGGAGTGCGGCATCACAAGCGGAAAATGCGTGGGTTTGTCCCGTTGCCAGCCGTGTTCCGCCAGAAAGTTGCCCACGCTGCCAATTGCGTCGGCGGGGTTTTCGATGATGTCAATCTTGCTGCCGCCATCAAAATTCAGCGCGTAGCGAAGGATATTTCCCGGCATGAACTGCGGCATGCCAATGGCGCCCGCATACGAGCCCTTCACCTCGGCGGCGTCAAAGTCATTCTGGTGGCACCAAAGCAGATAGTCGCCGAGCTGAGCACTGAAATAGCCGCTGCGGTCTCTGGGCGCAGTGGTCGGAAAGTCCAGTGACAGCGTCGTTAGAGCGTCCAGGACGCGAAAACTGCCCATGTTGCGACCGTAGATCGTTTCGACCCCGAGGATCCCGGTGACGATGGCGGGGGGCACGCCGAAGCGGCTGTCCGCCTTGCGTAGCCACACGCTGAATTCCTGAATGAAGTCCGACCCAGCACGAATGCGCATGGCGTCAACAAAGTGGCTGCGGTACACGGCCCAGTTCTTCTGCTGTGGTTTGCCGGGGATGATGAGACGCACCACTTCTGGCTGGAATCGTGCCCGGCCGAGTTGGCTGGCGATCCACTTTCGGTCCAACTCGGTTTGTTGCGCCAGCCGTGCGGCCAGTTGTGGCACGCGCGGCGAATCGGCATAGCTCGGCGTCGACGCAATGTCGGCTTCACTCGCGGGAGAATCAGAGCCCTGTGCAAACGCCATCCTCGGAAGCCAAGTGGCAGTCAGGAGGGCCAAGGCACAGCGCAGCGCGTGACGGCGCTGGAGGCAGCGTGAGGCAGGGGGTTGAGAGCGATCCATGACGACGGGAGCCGGACGTATGAGTGTAATCAGCCACCATCGCCGTTTGGCACCCCGCTCGGATGCCAAAGGCTGTCGCGCGCTTTATTAGGATGCGACTCCGAAGCGAATTTCTTCGCGAGATCAGGAGAATGCGCAAGCTGCAAAATAGATCGCACCGACTTGGCGATTCGAAAGATAGCCTCGCCGGGGCAGGGTTGGAAATTTTCGGTTGACTGTTTCTTCCACTTTTCTCAGCGCCGACTCTTTGCCTCGATCTGCTTCAGTGTTTTCCGGTACAGATCTGGGTGCGGCTTGCCGATCCGGATAGCCTCGGCGATGGTGCCCTGCGCGGCCGGAAAGTCCCCTGCGGCGAGCAGGGCTTGGGCGAGATTGTTCAGTGGGTCGCCATCATCCGGATGGGCGCGGGAGGCTTGGGCGAAATACACGGCGGCCTTGGCATAGTCTTTTTGGGCATAGGCCAGATTGCCCAACCCCATCATTGCAATCCACGCTTTGGGCCAGCGCTCAAGTGCGGCGTGATAGGCCTCGCGTGCTGCCTCGGGTGCCACGCCCTCCAGCGTTGACGCGGCGTTGAGATAATCGAATTCAGTCACATTGGCCGGGAACTGTCCGGGCCGAAGAACAACGAAGGCCCAGCGCCCCCCTGGTGCCCACGACCGATCGAACTGCCCGATTGACAGCACCAAGTTGCGCGCGGTGCTCGAATGCAAAGTCACGGTGTCGGCAGCAAGGTCGTACCCTGTTACGACCGCGAAATGCCAATCCTGCGCACCGATACCCACCTTCTGCAACGCGACGACCGGGATCCCGGCAGCGACTTGTGCGAATAGTGCTGCGAGCTTGCCAGGCAGGACGTAAGCCAATCGACCCGCGCGGCGTGTCGCGCCGAGCATGTCAAATTGCAGTGTGCCATCCAGCTTCGGTGTGTAAAGCTGAGGGAGCAACTGCTCAGGCGAGGTCTTCACGCCTGAGTACCCGAGTGCCGCTGCCAAAGTCGCGGGACCGCAGTAGTTACGGTCGTCGGCATAGAAAGGAACCCCTTCGACACGCGCGCTGCGCGGCAGACCAGGGGAAGCCTCAACCAGACTGCCGTTCAAGTACTGCGCCTTGTAGGGCTCTGCGCCGGGCGGCAGCGCGCACCCGCCGATCATGCAGCATCCGAGCACGGCGACCGCAAGCGCCCCCCGTGGAATCAGGCTGGCGTGTGGACGTGCGAATTGCAAGGCGTTTGGTTCGCAGGCTGCATTCACACCGCCAGCACCACCAAGATGGCAACCAGCAGAATGATCACCATTTCCTGAAAACCGAGAGCACCCGCAGCAGGCATGGTCTTGATCTTTCCGGCAAGCTCCGCGACCTCGCGATCGCTCAGCGCTGCCAAGCGCTGCTGCGTGACCTCGCGGCTCAAGCCCATTTGCTCAAGCTTTTTCTGCACATCTGCCCGGGCCAGGAAGACGTTTAGTGTCTGGCGATCCTGCGCCAGGGTCGAATCGGGAGCCCCCGCCGCTTGCTGAGCAAGTTGTTGCGTACTGATGAGTTCGGCCTTTGCGGCGGGTGCGGCGGCGAGCAGACCCACGCTGAGCAGGGCAATGACAACGTGGCTGGACAGGCGTTTGGTGTTCATGGCGGGATCTCCGGGAAGAAAAGCATGAAACAAATCACATGACACACATCACGATGTGAAGTTTACGGCAGACCAAGGACACCTGTGTCGGCTTCGCCTGCGCTCGCCGCACCCGCAACCTGCCGGTTTAACGGATGCATCGTCCTGCGACCCCCTCCGGGCGCCGGCTTGGATCCACCCCGAAGCCATGAGCACCTTCGCGCAATTTATTGATCGCAGTTGACGTCCTTGGGCGGAGATGTGGGAGGCTCCGGCCGTGGCATGCCAAGCGCTCTTCACGGTCTTGCGAAGAGCGCTCCTTATGCCTGCGCCGAAGAACTGCGGCAGGTCACGGCAGTCGGAGTCGACGGATCGCCAGCCGCAGCTCAACAAGCCTGCGCGCATGGCGCTTGCCGTTGTCGTCCGGGGGCTTGGCGTAGCGCCAGAGCTCAAGCGCGTTGAGCAGGTTGCAGGCGTCGGTAATGGCGGCGGGCGACAGGCCGCTTTGGCGAAGGCGCGCCCCCAGGCTTTCAGGCGTGTCGGCGGCGGTGCTCTTAATGCCCATTTGTGCAAGCCGTTTGCGCAGGGCAGCATAGGCGGCATCCCAAGGATGCACTTTGCGGCGTTCCCATACGAGAAACAGGCCCGTGAGGCTTACGGCCGCACTAAGCGCGGCGATTGCCAGTGCCGAGAGCTGGCGCCAATCAGGCTGGCCCATGCCGAGGTTGCGCAGCAGAGCACTTTGGCGGCTTTGGCTGTAGTCCAGCACCCATTGGTTCCATGCATTGTTGAATGCGTCTGACAAATTCCTCAGGCGCAGCAGCAGCGCCGTATCGCGCGGGCCGAGGGCAACGATGCCCAGCAGCGGTTCACGCGCGGCCAAGGTGAAGCCACTGCGGTCCACGCGCGAGGGATCGACCATCGCAGTGGGGTCGGCACGCAGCCAGCCTCGGCCGGCGATCCAGTATTCGGCCCAGGCATGGGCGTCGCTCTGCCGCACGACCCAAGTGTGGTCGATCGGGTTTTCGCGCCCGCCTTGGTAGCCCGTGACGATGCGCGCCGGAATGCCCGCTGCGCGCATGAGCACGACGAAGGCCTGGGCATAGTGCTCGCAAAAGCCTATCCGGCGATCGAACAGAAAGTGGTCGATCTGATTGGGCCCGCGATAAACACCGGGCTCAAGGCTGTAGCGGAATGGCTCGCTCCGAAACATCTGAAGAACGGCTTGTGCAACTTGGAGTTTGGTGCCGCCTTCACGTTGAATCGTGCGCGCGACGTGCTCACCAAAGGCCAGGGTGTGCGGATTGTCCCCGCGTGGCAGTTGGATGTCGGCCTTGAGGCCTGTCGTCCGGACGTCCTTCCCATAGGCGAAGCGGGGGTAAGAGGTCAGATCGTAACGGGTGAGCTGGGAGATTGGCCGGCTTGCCACCAGATCCAAGGTGGGAAGCTGCACCACATGGGCTTGAATCGGGCCTTTCAATACAGGTGCCCTCTTGGGCGCATCCAATGCGAACACGAAAGGCCGCTGGGACGGTTCCAGCGTGACTGTGTAATGCACGGCGGGTCCATCCGCGAGGAAGTCATGGGGACCGTCGGGCCGGGGCGCAGTTTGGGGCAGGGTGGCGTGTTGCGCGCTCCATTGCCGGCCATTGAACTCCGTGAGAACTGGACCGCGCCAGTACAACTCCCGCTGGGGCGGGCGCACGCCGTGAAACTGCACACGGAAGGCCACGCTGTCATTGCTCGCCAACTTGGCGATCGAGCCCGCGTCCATGCTGTCAGACAGGCCAGCCACGCTTTGAGCAGGGTCCGGTAGCGCCCACAGAGGGCCTGAGAAACGCGGAAAAAGGACAAAAAGCAGGACCATCGTGGGTGTCCCCAGAGCCAGCAGCTTTGCTGTGAGCAATAGACGCTGGGTCAACGGCGGCTGGCCCACGGGCAAGTTTGCATTGATGAGCGCAGTGACCCATCCCGATGTTGCCACCACCATCCAAGCCGCAGAAAGTGCGGATTGCGAGTACAGAAAATTCACCACCACGGCGAAAAAGCCGAGGTAGAAGAGCACATAAGTATCGCGGCGGTTGCGTGTCTCCAGAGCCTTGAGACCAAGTAGAAGGCTGATAAGTGTGACGCCGGGATCGCGCCCGAAAATCGTGTGGAACTGCAACATCGCACCGCCCAGGGCGAGCATCAAAACCAGCGCCAGCAACCATCGTGGCGGCAAAGGACGGTTGCGCCACGCCAAGAATGCGCGCCAGGCAAGAAGCCCGGCCGAGCCAGCAATCGCCCACGCCGGCATGTGGGCGCCCAGCGGCATCAAAGTGATCGTTGCCACCACAATCAGAAACAGCGTATCGCGCGCGCCACGGGGCAGGCTGCGAAGATCGGCGATCCAATGGTCACGACGGCCACGCGAGGGCGTTGCTAGCATGCTTTGACAACTGCAAAGCCGGCCAGCGCACACAGGCACCGCCGCGTGTGGGCGGCACCATTGGCGGGCGGGATGATGCAGCCCGGTAGGCGAAGACCATAAGGGTGCGGCGCCAGCGAGGCGGTTAATACCCAGGCGCAAAGGCGTGACAAACGCGCTTCGACGGTCAGCGCGGCGGGCAGATCAGCCCACTCCAGCCAGTTTTCCAGCTGGGTTGCGGAAGGAATCGCCGCGCGCACAATCAGATCCTCGGTGGCCCCCCTTTTCCAAACCACATGGTTCAGTGGGTCTCCGCGCCGGTACGGGCGCAGTTCGTCAAGTTCGTCGCCCGCCATCGGCCGCGCTGGCGTTTGGGCGCTCGCAGGCGCGGGCTTTGGCGCCGGCACGGGTGGAGCGGGGCTCTCCGGCGCGGGATAGACGCAAAGCGATCCAGTGGGCCGCCACAAGCTCCAGGCACGCCACAGGCCGAGCGGATAGCGACTTTCGATCGTCAACATCGGCCAAGCTTGGATCCCCCGTCGGGCCGGTGTCCAGGGCAGCGTGAAGCGCGTCATTGCATCGCCCCCCAGGTCGATCGCGTGCCAGCCCTGCTGGTCGGCGGCGAGCTGCACGCCCCAACGCTGTCGTCCCGGGCTGGACAGTTGCAGGCGCAATGCACCGGGATGGCCCACATGGAGGTGGGCATTATCGGGCATGTGCGCGGCAAGTTCGAGTCCACGCAGATTGTTGTGCGTGATCTGCAGGGATGCCAGAGCGCTGCCAGCGAGCAGAAAGGTGAGCAGATAGCCGAGATTGAGTTGGTAGTTAATGGATGCCACCAGCAGCACCAGTAGGGTGAGCCCGAAGAACCATCCGGCGGGCGTCGGTAGGATGTAAACGTTGCGGTGTGCGAGAACGGTCTGGGCCCCTGGGGGGTGCCGGGTTTGCGCCCAGCGGGCAAAGCGTTCGCGCAACCATCCAGTGAGTCTTGGGAACACCGTGTGTATGCCGTGCATGACTCGAATGCGCGCTGCGTAATCAGATCGGAACCTGCTGCAGCAGCTCCGCGATCTGACCCTGCACTGCCTCGCGCGAGCCTGCAGAGTCGACGGTGGGCTGCAGACGGTGAGTGGCCACGGCGGGCAGAACAGCCCGCACGTCCTCGGGGCTGCAATAGTCACGTCCATGCAGCAAAGCATGCGCGCGGGATGCACGAAGCAGAGCAAGTCCGGCACGGGGACTCAAGCCGATGGCGAAACGACGTGGAGCGCGCGTGGCAGCAAGAAGGCGTTGCACGTAATCCACCAGAGCCTCTGCTACATGCACAGCCTGCACCTGCCGCTGCAAAGCCGAGAGGCTCTGCACATCGAGCAGTGCCGGAAGGCGGGCTAGCAGGGTGCGGCGGTCTTCGCCCAAAAGCAGGGAGCGCTCTGCGGCACTATCCGGGTAGCC
This window contains:
- a CDS encoding DUF2818 family protein; this translates as MQSSAVWLVLVLAIIGANLPFLSNQFFLVFPLKRPKGWLLRVAEVVVLYFVVGGLSLSLESRLGQIYPQHWEFYAVSASMFLVLAFPGYVLRYLMRRVES
- a CDS encoding PA2779 family protein, producing MNTKRLSSHVVIALLSVGLLAAAPAAKAELISTQQLAQQAAGAPDSTLAQDRQTLNVFLARADVQKKLEQMGLSREVTQQRLAALSDREVAELAGKIKTMPAAGALGFQEMVIILLVAILVVLAV
- the mltB gene encoding lytic murein transglycosylase B, with amino-acid sequence MAFAQGSDSPASEADIASTPSYADSPRVPQLAARLAQQTELDRKWIASQLGRARFQPEVVRLIIPGKPQQKNWAVYRSHFVDAMRIRAGSDFIQEFSVWLRKADSRFGVPPAIVTGILGVETIYGRNMGSFRVLDALTTLSLDFPTTAPRDRSGYFSAQLGDYLLWCHQNDFDAAEVKGSYAGAIGMPQFMPGNILRYALNFDGGSKIDIIENPADAIGSVGNFLAEHGWQRDKPTHFPLVMPHSIAPDTLARLLEPDIIPSFSAPQLQAAGLPLPPRALDYGGKLSVVQLPNADGEPDYILGTDNFYVVTRYNHSALYALAVIELGNAAVAAAQA
- a CDS encoding DUF6726 family protein encodes the protein MTYSPNVKMTIAVLMATAALSGCGVMAAPCRVASAGIKMIPVVGHVAAAPTDVCAAVIDP
- a CDS encoding DUF58 domain-containing protein encodes the protein MHGIHTVFPRLTGWLRERFARWAQTRHPPGAQTVLAHRNVYILPTPAGWFFGLTLLVLLVASINYQLNLGYLLTFLLAGSALASLQITHNNLRGLELAAHMPDNAHLHVGHPGALRLQLSSPGRQRWGVQLAADQQGWHAIDLGGDAMTRFTLPWTPARRGIQAWPMLTIESRYPLGLWRAWSLWRPTGSLCVYPAPESPAPPVPAPKPAPASAQTPARPMAGDELDELRPYRRGDPLNHVVWKRGATEDLIVRAAIPSATQLENWLEWADLPAALTVEARLSRLCAWVLTASLAPHPYGLRLPGCIIPPANGAAHTRRCLCALAGFAVVKAC
- a CDS encoding DMT family transporter, which translates into the protein MRTHHTLNFNTLVLLVLPPFFWAGNAVVGRLMVGQIPPLALSFYRWFFAFIVAVLFTAVPLWRSRTILRRQWVALARMGFLGVACYNSLQYVALHTSTPLNVSLITSAAPVFILLIGALFYREPIGAESWWGAALSIAGVGVVVTKGHLAHLLQLHLAAGDIIMLVAVFLWGFYTWELRRRPLGLSPFVSLTAQMAWGTLFIAPFAAFEHWGLGESTQWGLSVALAIAYVAVLASLLAYVCWGTAVARTGAQIPAYFGNLAPIFAAFLSYVFLHEGIALYHLFGAALIFAGIHVALRARPRMSPAR
- the nuoN gene encoding NADH-quinone oxidoreductase subunit NuoN, producing MNWIAIYPEIYLLVMACVVMLADLFFKDADHRVAYGLTLLTLLVLAVMSGAYYASGLEVFAMQRMVIVDPMAMLLKLFTTVATGISLIYARRYALDRGMWGGELFSLSLFALLGQFVMISGNNLLMIYLGLELLSLALYALVALRRDSALATEAAMKYFVLGALASGFLLYGMSMIYGATGSLDLGVAFKTIAMEPINRAALVMGLVFIVAGVAFKFGAVPFHMWIPDVYQGAPTAIVLLVGGAPKLAAFAMAIRLLVEGMFPLAVDWQQMLMVLALLSIVVGNFAAIAQTNLKRMLAYSTIAQIGFMLLGLMSGMINGNGISASVAYGAAMFYLVIYVLTTLGTFGVIMFMAHQGFEAEDLKDFAGLGKSHPWLAGVMAFLMFSLAGLPPFAGFYAKFEVLSVLLATGRVWLVVVAVVLSVIGAFYYLRMVKTMYFDAPTREHRVQASPVAWALMSLNGLAVLGLGILPGGLMTLCYQAIANTLH
- a CDS encoding NUDIX hydrolase, which translates into the protein MDVSQTEPSHLKETQVSTERVFDGQFLHVRRDTVRLPDGVLATREYIKHSGAVMVIPLLDNGRVLMERQWRTPMGRVMVEFPAGKLDAGECWQFCAQRELREETGYSAAQWAYIGAINNAISYSDEAIHLTFARGLKAGRQQLDAHEFLEVFEAEPADLLSWVRDGTVTDVKTVIGAFWLDKLLSGQWELAWQSLDAAATT
- a CDS encoding DUF3488 and transglutaminase-like domain-containing protein, with product MLATPSRGRRDHWIADLRSLPRGARDTLFLIVVATITLMPLGAHMPAWAIAGSAGLLAWRAFLAWRNRPLPPRWLLALVLMLALGGAMLQFHTIFGRDPGVTLISLLLGLKALETRNRRDTYVLFYLGFFAVVVNFLYSQSALSAAWMVVATSGWVTALINANLPVGQPPLTQRLLLTAKLLALGTPTMVLLFVLFPRFSGPLWALPDPAQSVAGLSDSMDAGSIAKLASNDSVAFRVQFHGVRPPQRELYWRGPVLTEFNGRQWSAQHATLPQTAPRPDGPHDFLADGPAVHYTVTLEPSQRPFVFALDAPKRAPVLKGPIQAHVVQLPTLDLVASRPISQLTRYDLTSYPRFAYGKDVRTTGLKADIQLPRGDNPHTLAFGEHVARTIQREGGTKLQVAQAVLQMFRSEPFRYSLEPGVYRGPNQIDHFLFDRRIGFCEHYAQAFVVLMRAAGIPARIVTGYQGGRENPIDHTWVVRQSDAHAWAEYWIAGRGWLRADPTAMVDPSRVDRSGFTLAAREPLLGIVALGPRDTALLLRLRNLSDAFNNAWNQWVLDYSQSRQSALLRNLGMGQPDWRQLSALAIAALSAAVSLTGLFLVWERRKVHPWDAAYAALRKRLAQMGIKSTAADTPESLGARLRQSGLSPAAITDACNLLNALELWRYAKPPDDNGKRHARRLVELRLAIRRLRLP
- a CDS encoding metallophosphoesterase family protein, with amino-acid sequence MRIAVVSDIHGNLPALQAVLLDVARRGADIVVNCGDLVSGPLWPSETAELLMHHNWPTITGNHERQLLACAHLPGDAADRYAFDALTQPQRDWLARLPATSAPADDVRMVHGRPGSDVDYLLETVTPDAGALGARMATQREIAERLAGFEAPALLLCGHSHQPRVVNQGTTLIVNPGSVGLPAFDDDHGGIHIIETGGAHARYALCERRAGRWSAALIAIDYDWDAAVTKASAAGFQDWARWLATGRAHS
- a CDS encoding PA2778 family cysteine peptidase produces the protein MQFARPHASLIPRGALAVAVLGCCMIGGCALPPGAEPYKAQYLNGSLVEASPGLPRSARVEGVPFYADDRNYCGPATLAAALGYSGVKTSPEQLLPQLYTPKLDGTLQFDMLGATRRAGRLAYVLPGKLAALFAQVAAGIPVVALQKVGIGAQDWHFAVVTGYDLAADTVTLHSSTARNLVLSIGQFDRSWAPGGRWAFVVLRPGQFPANVTEFDYLNAASTLEGVAPEAAREAYHAALERWPKAWIAMMGLGNLAYAQKDYAKAAVYFAQASRAHPDDGDPLNNLAQALLAAGDFPAAQGTIAEAIRIGKPHPDLYRKTLKQIEAKSRR